The following is a genomic window from Caldicellulosiruptor danielii.
ATTCTGCAATTATCTGTATCAGCTACAATTATAAACCCCTTTGAATCAACTGCCACGCTGTTTGGCAAACGCAAAACCTCATTTTTGCCCTTAGATGGTATAATTTGGCTCACACTTGCAAATGCAAAAACTGATGTTAGCAAAATAGTTACGCATACAAATAAATACATAGTGACAAAAATAAGTCTTTTCATTTTATATATACCCCCTCTCTCAAATATAATATAATTTAGCCACTTGCAAAAACGCTCAAAATGAGCGTTTCCACACTATTTTGAAATTTTTGATAAACTTCCTTTATCTTGCAGATAGTCCAAACATAAACTATTGATAAAGATGAGTATAACAAAATATTCAAAAATCAAACCAAAAGCTTTCTTTCTAAGGACTTTATGAGCTGTTAAAAATATTTATCTCAACAGTTCTCATTTCTTACTTGCCTACTTCAGCAACTTCCTCGACATTCTTAAACTCATTCTCTAATCTTTTCCGAAGCTTTCTAAAGCTACTCTGATAACCGTTAATAATTTTCATTAGAGCTTATCCTTTGAGTTTCCTTCGCTCAATAATTACTTTACTTAGTTTATTTTGGATATATTTTGCAACTTCGTACATGATGTATTTTTAATAACTGAAATTTACATTTTATGAATGACTGAATCCCAAACGACTGCATAAGTAAAGCTCATCTGTCAGCTTAGGTACTAGCAAATAAATGCCAACTGTTATTGGAAAACTAAAGATGTATACCTTCCTAATAGTTTTGAAATTTTTCATAAGTACAAATTAACACTACCTTTACTTCTGCTCTGGAATAATAAGCAAAACATTCTGCAGATATCATACATTTTTTGAATTTGACTATAAAATTTACTAACGTTTGATTGTGAATATTGAAATTAATAGTCTGTCACATTCAATCTTCTTCACTTTCAACTTTGATGAGAAATCATTTGATAAAAACATTTTTCATAGCCTTACAGCAAAGATTGTACTTATATATTTTTCATAAATATTGTTAACTGCTACACGTAATAATAAGATATCTCTTGCTGTCAGCAGTGAAAATAAACTTCTGAATATCAATAAAATTACTAAAAATACTGACAATTTTGAATACTCGTCAAAATATAATATCCTCTCGCAATTGTTAAATGATCGGAAATCGGCAAGATTTAATTTGTCAAAAACAAAGTTAGTATGGACAAATATTTTAATAAAGTTTGAATTCAGCACCAATTAAAGGTCATCAATTCCCTGAAACTACTTTGAGTAAACGTAATAATCAACTTTCTCGTATTACTATCTTTTTACAAGCAAACTATAGAATAAATAACTCTTCTCAAATAAAATTCCCACTAACAAATCAATAGTCAAATCCTCGTCTGAGTAGCTTAATATTTTTTTACTTTTTAGTCCTGATTATCTTTACAAAATTTTCCGCTACTTTCTTCACAATGTGTAGTATGACTAACTATATGTACTTTATCAAATTTTATTAAAATTTTGTTACAGTGTCAAGAGACTTAAGAAAAAGGATGTGCTTATTCGTTGTAAAATAAAATTCAGTATACCCCCAAAAAAATCGTGTTCATAACTTATAATAATAATACCACAAAAAATAAAATTTAAACACCAAAGTGAACAAAAAGTGGTATTATAAAAAACTGTATGAACTAAGCAGAGGAGCAAATGTAATATTATACGAAGTAATTCAAAAGAAAATTCTTAGTTAAAAGCTGATCTAAATACACTCGAAAAAAGTTTTTATAAAGATAGGTAAAGCCATGCATAAAAACTAAACAACCTGTATCGGATATAGTAAATTTTTAATTCTATAATTTCCAAAAAATAAGGCATAGTTTTTATTAATTCTTTTGTACTATTTCACAATAATATTTCTTCTCATTACCCTATACAAAGTACCGCTTTGAATTGTATCCCTTCGGCTGGATATTGTTACAGGCGGAACATATCCAGTACTATTTGTTACCTGATTCTGTATGAGTGAACTTGGCGAACCATATATTAAAGATACACCATCGAATGGATTTCCGTCTGAACTGTTTATATTAAGTGTATTCCCTAAAGCAATTAATTGCCCATTTAATATTCTGGTACCTACTGAAACAGTAATGTTATTTCTTGCAAAAACATGTAATTGAAGTGGACTTGGAACTGGTGAAACACCCATACTTACTAATCTATTTTGAACCTCTACTTCAATTTCACCAGCATCACAATTTTCTCCAATAACTACAACCTGCGGAGGTGACTTGGAAATATCTGCAGCACTGTCAATTGATGCTGGTGGAACTGGATCATGGGGTGTTATCGATGGTATACTTGTACTATTAGGAAAACTAAAATTTCTTATCTCATTTAAAATTTGTGGCAAGGGCGGATACGGAACTGAGGACACTACATTTATAACCCCACCTGAATTAACAATCCGACTATAGTCAGGCGGTATCCTAGTCACAATTGTTGCTCCACTTTCTATTATTAGTCTTGTTGGATTGTTCAAAAATTGAATTGAATCGCAATATACTACTGCACCTGACTTGATTGTAACTGTCCCCTGATCCTGTATCCTCAATGTACCTCTGATTACTCCTGTTTTCTTTATTGTAACATTAACTGTATTTACTGTACTACCTTTTACAATAACATCTCTATCGCAGTAGAACTCCTCAAATTCATAATTACCTCTTCCATATAATTCTGCATTACCACCAACGTATGTTATGCCCATCTGTAAATTAATATTTCTATCCACAACACCAGTTCTTCTCAAGTTTGAACGAACATAAGTTATATTATTAACTTTTAAATTGTCCTCACGAACCTGTGGATTACCGTTCACACCCAGTGATAATTCACCCATTACCACCAAATTATTAATGTCGGCTTGTAGACCCCCGTGTGATTGTAAATCACCACCTGTATGCACATTCCCACCTATTATGGTAAAGTTGACATTTGCCACAAAGTTTCCATTTGTATATAGTGCATAGTCAAACAAGTTAAATATTGAAGACGCAAGAGTTGTAGTTGCGTTCGATATAACACTTTCCAAACTATTAGGGCTACTTGCAAGTATTTTAAAGTCTAATCGCAATGTTCTTTTTACTTCTTTATCCGACGAAGTTACATCTCTCGTTTTAGAAACATCAATGTAAATGGTATACCCGTCGGGCAGAGAACTTCCTGTCGCACCTGACCACGCATTAACTGTAATACCATCAAATTTATATCCAGTCAAACCCTCATAATGGGGTCTTATCCATAACTGCACCAAGTCAGATAACTTCTTGAACTCCATTAACGGTAAAGATTCTACCTTTACAGAAGCATCACTGCCCACATCATTCATAAATCGGCTTACCTCATCCTTTATTATCGCTTCCATACCTTTATACACTTTGTCCTTTGCTACATCTTGAGTTATCCTCCCGTGTCGCAAATCATCTAATATCTTCCCCGGCTCGTAACTTTCGTCCCCTAATAATAATCTTACTCTGCCAGGACTTGTGTTTTTCAGTGTCCCATCCGCTTTGTAATAATAATCATATGCTATATCCTTTGCAGCCTCCAATAACTGATTAAAATAATACAAAAACTCCTCTGCTGCACTTTCAGCTCCATAACCTGTTGCAGATTTCTGATATATTGATGTGCTCTGGTTCAGTGATGCCAACACAGCAGACATCGTCCCCAGTAATACCGTGCTTAAAATAGCAATTATTATTATTACTACAATTATAGCACTTCCTCTTATATCTGTTTTTAATACTTTTTGATTAAAAGTAATTCTATTTGCTATCAACATTACTATTCACTTCCTTTTTGCTTTATATTATCTCATCAATAATTTATTAACCCTTTAAAACCCCAAATAACAATGGATATAAAAAAAGCATCTGGCGGTTGCCAGATGCCATTAGCCAAGAATTAAATTTATAAATATTATAAATAATCACTTGGCATATCTTCGGCAGCCTGGCAACCATAGGAAGCTCTACTTCCGACAGGCCCATGGCTTTGCGCCCCTGCCTTTCGACAGGTTTGCCCTTTCGGTATATGCCTCTGTTCTTTTATTAATTTCATTTCCTTAGACTTTATTAATTTACAAAACTTAAATTTTTGCAAGGATATTATTCAACTTTTGTATTATGGTGTTAACAAACTTATAATAAAACTGTAAAAGTGGTTCTACAACCATCTTATTAAGTATTTGTTGATAAAATCAAAATATCATTTTCATATCGACTACCTTGTGACCATGTTTCGTCGTAAAATGTCATATAAAGTTTTCCTTTCAATAGCATCATTTTGTGTGAATATTGTTTGAGATGGTTGAATACCTGTATTACTCTCAATGTCTTGCTGAATGGGTGGACTTGGCATTTGATACTTCAACGTTAGTCCTGCATATGGATCTCCCATAGTGTTAATATTAAAAGTATTACCAAGGGAGATAATTGAACCATTCAGAATGGTTAAGCCGCCACCCACAAATGTAATGTTTCCTCGTGATATTAAATGCAGCTGGAGTGTTGAGAAATCAACAATTGGTAATCCTAATCTGTCTGATATCTCTATCCTTGCTTCATTATCGTTAATAAAGGATTCACCATATATCACTATCTGCGGGGGTGTCTGAGATGTATCTGCAGTACTGCCAAGTTGACTACTACCTACACTATCAGCTGGCAATGGTGCTGTTAGCAACCCACTGGTATAATCTCGATTTCTTATCTCGTCAATTTCAGCTGGTGGAGAGGGATATGAAAAAGAAGAAGAAAATGAAATTGTCCCTCCATAATTCTGTATGGACATTATCGTTAATGGATCAGTACTTGTTGCTACATACAATCTGGATCCACTTTCAAGAATCAAGCGAGAATTATTGCGGATTTTCAATGAATTACAGTAAAGTACACTGTTATTTTGCAAGGTAACTGTTGCCCCATCAGTAATCTCAAGTCTTCCTATTATACTTGCTAATCCAGAAATTTTCATATTTACTCCAGGCCCAGCTAAAACAACATTATTATCTGTAAACAATTGATTAAATTCATAACTCCCTGCACCATATAGTTGCATATCCTGAACAACATAAATTATTCTTGCTCGAATATTTGTCAAGCGCGGATATGCTCTGTTTGTTTTTAAGTTTTTTTCTACATAAATTATGTTTCGCACATTTATGTTATTGTTTCTACAGCGCGTATCAGTATCTTGATTTATTACTATATCACCCTTTGAAATCAAATTGTCAATATCAAATACTGCACCACCGTCAATCGTCATGTCACCGCCTGAATAAACACTACCATTTTCCACAGTCAGGTTTTTGTTAGTAATAAGGGCACCTTTCGAAAATATTGCGTAATCAAGCGGTGATGAAGGCACTGTGGTTGGTGAAGGATTCAAGATTATGTTCTGTGAACTTCCACTGTTACCAAGTATTTTAAAGTCTAATCGCAATGTTCTTTTTACTTCTTTATCCGACGAAGTTACATCTCTCGTTTTAGAAACATCAATGTAAATGGTATACCCGTCGGGCAGAGAACTTCCTGTCGCACCTGACCACGCATTAACTGTAATACCATCAAATTTATATCCAGTCAAACCCTCATAATGGGGTCTTATCCATAACTGCACCAAGTCAGATAACTTCTTGAACTCCATTAACGGTAAAGATTCTACCTTTACAGAAGCATCACTGCCCACATCATTCATAAATCGGCTTACCTCATCCTTTATTATCGCTTCCATACCTTTATACACTTTGTCCTTTGCTACATCTTGAGTTATCCTCCCGTGTCGCAAATCATCTAATATCTTCCCCGGCTCGTAACTTTCGTCCCCTAATAATAATCTTACTCTGCCAGGACTTGTGTTTTTCAGTGTCCCATCCGCTTTGTAATAATAATCATATGCTATATCCTTTGCAGCCTCCAATAACTGATTAAAATAATACAAAAACTCCTCTGCTGCACTTTCAGCTCCATAACCTGTTGCGGATTTCTGATATATTGATGTGCTCTGGTTCAGTGATGCCAACACAGCAGACATCGTCCCCAGTAATACCGTGCTTAAGACAGCTATCACTATTACCACCACAATCAAAACAGACCCGTTAAACTTTTTGACAAATAGTCTTTCTTTTAACCCGATAAATTTTTGTGGCATCTCCTTTTTACCCCCTCACCATAAATCTATAATCTCTTACTTTTTTATTCCTTCGTTCGTCCCAAATCTCCATTGTTACTTCAAAAAGCTGGTGATAAAACTTTGAATCATTGTACGAAATAAATTTTACAGTGGTCCTCTGCGTTGTAAAATTAATAGCAGAACTTGCTGTCGGACTTGGTAGTGGAGATGCCGCAGAACTTACTGAAAAGCTCTTAGACCATACTTCTAAAATTTGAGTGGTATAATTTGATGTAAGAACACCTCCACTCATCTCAAATACGCCATTAATATTACAATTAACCGTAGATGAGTTGTCAATAAAATATATTTTAAAATTGGGTTTTTCAATTATTAACGGTATATTATTGAATCTGTACTCTGCCCGGCTCACTCCGCTCGTTTCTTTATAAACTTCTATATTCACTATTCCGCTTAAACCTGATGGAATAGAAAACCTATGGTCATATCTTACACCACCATATGTTGCATCATAAACTTTTTGATACACTGACACTGTATTTGAAGGGTCAGCTGTGAGTATTAAGTCAAAGTCACTTTCTATCCTTTTAACTGTATACTTTACTTTATATCTATCATTGCCATATTGCAGTTCTCTGCCACTATAATCTGGCAAAAAATATACCGTATCTGTAAAATGACTAATATCATTTGCCATCTCAGCATACATTTTTTCCATTGCCTTGTTCAAAACCTGTGCAATATCCATATTCTCCTTAGATTTTGAAGTTACTTTCAACGACTGGTTAAATGCAATACCAATCGGTATCAAAATTATAGCAAATATAGCAATGGCAACTATAGCTTCTATTAACGAAAAACCCTTTACCTTCATGTGAGCTCACCTTATTTAAATAAATTATTTTTTCCACTTGGACTGCTCTTAATTGTCTTGTTCAAAACAAACTCACGCGCTGGACTTTGTGGGTCGCTAAATCCGTAAAATTTTATCACTGCATTTACTGTTAACTTGTTTTCTGCCTTTGTCATGTTCAGCGAATCAATTGTAAATAAAGGCGCAAAATTCGGTTGTTTATCAAGAATTGTGTGTATTTTTTCATATTCACAATTCCAGGTTTGGCGTGACGATAGATAATATGGATAAAACTGGTCACCCATATTTTTTGTATTTCCAAGCTCAATTTTCTGTGAAGGCTCAAACATATATGAAGAAGTACTAATCTTCACTGTTTCTAAGAGTCTTTTTAAATCTACAACACAAAATAAAGCATTCTGATTTGGCGGAATAATATCTTTTAATTTAGCATACTCTTTTTTCGCATTTTCAATTTCTGCCTTGTGTGCGTTATAATTGCTTATTATCATATTCAACCTTGAAAGCTCTGCAGTAAGGGTTTCATACTGTGTTTTTAAATTCTCTAATCTTTGAGACAAGTTACTGTATACAAATGAATAAAAAGCCACTCCAATTATCACTATTAACCCAATAATCAGTAAATTTTTTTCTCTACTGCTTAGTTTATAACCCATTGCTACCTATCCCCACCTTCATTAAACTGATCTTAAAATTCTAAAAACCTCTTATCTTATATCAGCACTCACATCAGCTTTTTTGATACCTTCCACATCATTTGCACCATTAAATACTACATTTGCAAAGTGTGGATCATTAGATAAGCTGTAAACAAACTGAACCACACTCTCAACATTCTTGCTTGCCACTCTGCAATTAAGTTTGTTATTTTCTATCTGCAGCATCTCAAATGTCAGATTTTTGGGAGTTAGTTTCTCAAGAGTAGTAAGCAATTCCTTTAACTTTCGGTTTTCATTTTTCTTTTGATTAACAAACCCAATTTTTATGTCATATGCCTCTTTTATCCTTAAATCTTTCTGTATCTTGTTCACAATTATCTTTTTAGAGTTAATCTCGGTTGTAGTACTGCTGATCTTCATAGAATACGAAATTATCTGAATAAATATAAATACTGATATTAAAGCACATATTCCAATTACCGACAATAAAGTAATTATCAATACACTACTTGCTTTTTCATTGCCTACTTTATATTGCTTACTATATGCCTCTAATAAATTTATATCTTTTAGAACCGGCACTACTTCTTGCCTCCTTTGCTATATAATGTCCATGCCTTATATCTTTTAAATTAACCCACTGAAAACTGTTACATAACTAAACATTACACTTTTTTCTTGTGTTCCAATCTTCTTAATAGACTTAAAACCGCTCATAAGTTCTACATCCATATTAATTCTCTTTTTCAAAATATCACTAATATCAATATGTTGACATACCTCTCCTGTTAGATATACTTTTTTAATATTTGTTATCGGTTCTTCTCTCGTTCGTACAAAGTCATAAAACTTTATTATACTTTCAGAAATAAGGTCCTCAATATAGCTATATTCATAATCATAAGATTGATCTGAATTTTCCTTAAACATCTCTTCCAGCTGAACAAGCGGAAACAGTTTTGTGGCACAGAGCTCGTTATTTGCAACAACTGATGTAGAAACCCCGTTTCGAGTAATATTTGCTATTAGATATGAATTATCATCAGTTTGTTTATTCAGCTTCCTTTCAATTTTGAATAATTTGACAATAGAGTTTGGTTCAATATCAATCTTAGATATTTTTATTCCTGCATTTCTAAAAGCATTTATTACACCTTCGATTAAGAATCTATGTACACCAACAATTAATACCTTTTGCTTTTTAATTTTTCCCTCATCAAATATTCTTAATTGCTTATAATCAAGTACATAATTATCTATGTTAATTGGGAAATATTGTCTTGCCTCATGGCGTATCATATTGTATACTTTGTCATCGGCAACATAAGGCATCTCCAGTTCTCTTATCAAAATGTTAGAAATCCCTGAAAATATTACATTCACATTTTTTTTACCAACCTTATTTTGATTGAAAAAACTTCTGAGCTCTATCTGCAAAAGTACATCATCAACTTTAATATCTTCTCTAATTATATTATCGTCAAGATTTTTTTCAAAAAATCTCTCAATTTCAATGGTCTCATTGTGATATTTTCCCTCAACCACTCTAATGTAGTTTTTTCCAATCTCAACAACAACTTTTTCGCTCACTATAAATCACCTCTATGATTCATGTAAAATTCAGTTAAACATATAAGCATTTTGCTGACTAAAAGTTTCTAAAAACATGTTCAATTTTGTACACTCTGGTTATTCGGTTAGCTCCACGTTTATTTATTACAACCTCATATTCTATTACTATCTTTAAATCTGAAACATAAACACAATCAAATCTTTCTACAACACCATCTAAGAAGGTGAACGCCACAGGCGACGGAACGCCAGGTCCACTTGAAGATGTCAGGAATTGCTTTGCTATAATTATGCTCTTGGTATTAGAATCATAAATGAGTTTAATTCTAAAATCAGGACGTGCACTTAATGCTGGTAAATCATTCTGATACACATCCATTACTACTTGCTTTGTTGTCCCAACCATAGTATAACTTATTGTAGATTGGTCAGACATAGATAACCATTGTTTTAATTGATCATTTAATCTTTTTGCTTCTCCCTCAATTCTGGCAATGTTCATATTTTCTTGCGCTACTTTGAAATTCTGAATAAAAAAAGAATAAATTGCGCCAAGTATAATTGCTACAATTGCCACAACTATTATTAGCTCAATTAAAGTTAACCCTTTTAATTTAAATCTGCTTTTTACACTTAAAAAATTATATATCATTTAACCTCAACACTCCCCGGTGGCAACGCTTTAACAATAACTCTTTTTTGATAACCACCTGTTGCCCCTCTTACTTTTACCACAAACTCTTTATTTGCATTTTGATAATGATTCTCGTTAGTTCTAAGACCTGGTGAACCCGCAAAGCGCCACAGTGTTCCAGTTTTATCATAATACAAATATGTAGCAACTGGTCCTGCCCCAGTTACAATTATATCTGAATTTAATTCAACTGCTTTGCTTTTTATTTCTTTTAATACCGACTCTATTCCTCCTACATATTTAATCAATTGAATTTGCAAATACCTCTCCCCTGTTCCTGGTTCTGGTACAACATAATTATTAATTTTCACAAAATATTTGTCATAAACGGCTTCTTTATCCTCGTATTCATATAGAACAGATAACATATCAGACAATCCATTAGCAACATTTCTTACCTCTGCGCGACGTACAGATGACATATAAGCCGGCACTGCAATTGCCAATAATATAGCAATTATGACAATTACAATTATCATCTCACTCAGGGAAAAACCCTTATATTTCATCCTTGCAATCCCTTTCTTCGTGTTTCATATTATTTTTCACAATATACGCCGCCACCGCCAATGCTGCAACTATGTCAACCTCATACTGAATCTCTAACTCTTTTAATTTAACATAAATCTTACCCTCTTCTGTCACGCAGTAACGAGGTGGAAGTCTATTAAGAGCCAAAGCTATAACATCTGCTTTACACTTTTCGCACCTGCAAACATTTAATTCATCAATTATTTTTTCATAATATTTCTGAACAAGCTCTTCCATCATATTCTTTATAGTATACATCAATTACCTACCTCACTAATATTAACTGATAGTAAAAATCAGCAATCGTCTCACCTGCTATTGTTGATATAAATATGCCAATTGAAAGAAATGGGCCAAATGGAATTTCACGTACTTTTCTATTTCGTCTTAAAATAATCTGATTTAGTTTTAATGCTAAAACATATATGAATGCTACCGTAAAAGCTATAAAATTACAAACAATTGCCTGCCTTACCGAAAATCCTACACCACCTGCCATTAAAAGTAAAACATCCCCTAACCCCATCGCAACGCCACGGGATACAGCATATATAAGCCCAACAAGTAAAGTATTCAAAATTGAACCCAAAACCATATATAAAATCGAAGATTTAGAAATTCCTTTTATACTAACTTCAAACATAAGCTTCAAAATTGCAAGCAGTAAAATGCTTCCTACACTCATTTCGTATGTTTTGAAATCTACGATTGAAATATATAACAACAAACAACCAACCACAAATAATAAAAAAGCCGAAACATTTAATCCAACAACTTTTATGCTTGCTATTGCAAGAAAACAGCATAAAATTTCGACAGCAGGATACAAAGGTGAAATTGGATTTTTGCAGTACCTGCACTTTCCTCTCAGGATAATAAAGCTCAATACCGGTATTAAATCATACCATTTCAATGCTTTGCCACAATTAGGACAATGACTCGAGGGGAATATAATAGATTCCCCTCGAGGTAATCTGTATATACATACATTCAGGAAGCTGCCAATCACCAATCCCAACATTCCTACTATTGCCTCTATCATCTTT
Proteins encoded in this region:
- the pilM gene encoding type IV pilus biogenesis protein PilM; this translates as MSEKVVVEIGKNYIRVVEGKYHNETIEIERFFEKNLDDNIIREDIKVDDVLLQIELRSFFNQNKVGKKNVNVIFSGISNILIRELEMPYVADDKVYNMIRHEARQYFPINIDNYVLDYKQLRIFDEGKIKKQKVLIVGVHRFLIEGVINAFRNAGIKISKIDIEPNSIVKLFKIERKLNKQTDDNSYLIANITRNGVSTSVVANNELCATKLFPLVQLEEMFKENSDQSYDYEYSYIEDLISESIIKFYDFVRTREEPITNIKKVYLTGEVCQHIDISDILKKRINMDVELMSGFKSIKKIGTQEKSVMFSYVTVFSGLI
- a CDS encoding prepilin-type N-terminal cleavage/methylation domain-containing protein; translated protein: MIYNFLSVKSRFKLKGLTLIELIIVVAIVAIILGAIYSFFIQNFKVAQENMNIARIEGEAKRLNDQLKQWLSMSDQSTISYTMVGTTKQVVMDVYQNDLPALSARPDFRIKLIYDSNTKSIIIAKQFLTSSSGPGVPSPVAFTFLDGVVERFDCVYVSDLKIVIEYEVVINKRGANRITRVYKIEHVFRNF
- a CDS encoding prepilin-type N-terminal cleavage/methylation domain-containing protein, with translation MKYKGFSLSEMIIVIVIIAILLAIAVPAYMSSVRRAEVRNVANGLSDMLSVLYEYEDKEAVYDKYFVKINNYVVPEPGTGERYLQIQLIKYVGGIESVLKEIKSKAVELNSDIIVTGAGPVATYLYYDKTGTLWRFAGSPGLRTNENHYQNANKEFVVKVRGATGGYQKRVIVKALPPGSVEVK
- a CDS encoding prepilin peptidase → MIEAIVGMLGLVIGSFLNVCIYRLPRGESIIFPSSHCPNCGKALKWYDLIPVLSFIILRGKCRYCKNPISPLYPAVEILCCFLAIASIKVVGLNVSAFLLFVVGCLLLYISIVDFKTYEMSVGSILLLAILKLMFEVSIKGISKSSILYMVLGSILNTLLVGLIYAVSRGVAMGLGDVLLLMAGGVGFSVRQAIVCNFIAFTVAFIYVLALKLNQIILRRNRKVREIPFGPFLSIGIFISTIAGETIADFYYQLILVR
- a CDS encoding prepilin-type N-terminal cleavage/methylation domain-containing protein; protein product: MKVKGFSLIEAIVAIAIFAIILIPIGIAFNQSLKVTSKSKENMDIAQVLNKAMEKMYAEMANDISHFTDTVYFLPDYSGRELQYGNDRYKVKYTVKRIESDFDLILTADPSNTVSVYQKVYDATYGGVRYDHRFSIPSGLSGIVNIEVYKETSGVSRAEYRFNNIPLIIEKPNFKIYFIDNSSTVNCNINGVFEMSGGVLTSNYTTQILEVWSKSFSVSSAASPLPSPTASSAINFTTQRTTVKFISYNDSKFYHQLFEVTMEIWDERRNKKVRDYRFMVRG
- a CDS encoding PilN domain-containing protein, coding for MPVLKDINLLEAYSKQYKVGNEKASSVLIITLLSVIGICALISVFIFIQIISYSMKISSTTTEINSKKIIVNKIQKDLRIKEAYDIKIGFVNQKKNENRKLKELLTTLEKLTPKNLTFEMLQIENNKLNCRVASKNVESVVQFVYSLSNDPHFANVVFNGANDVEGIKKADVSADIR
- a CDS encoding late competence development ComFB family protein yields the protein MYTIKNMMEELVQKYYEKIIDELNVCRCEKCKADVIALALNRLPPRYCVTEEGKIYVKLKELEIQYEVDIVAALAVAAYIVKNNMKHEERDCKDEI